CcttacaaatagacatatggctcagaaggaatggaagaagaatgGACGTATTGGGGGGActttaagtcataaacacaggagagaaaacaatttagatgaGACGATCAGACAATGgatcaccagaaaaaaaaaaaatctcacttgCCTCTCTGTACAAGGTCCATCTGTAATTCACAAAGATTAAAGTGCAAATCAAAGGGAACAAAAAGGGGAGTGAgacaaaatacatatatacaaataaactgtCTGGTAATCCAGGGCTCTGGTGAAGTTGTCTATTATTCAAAACAATTCACCCTTCTATATGTGGTGCTCTAATCAAGAGTTTGTAGTTTTGTCTActgataaaaagataaaaccCAGTGACAGCACTAATTGTATTTGTGCCATCTCTAAGTAACATTACTAATAAAACTAAAGAAAGTACAATTTGGAAACATCTATATAGACTCTTACCTCATCCATGGGGTAATATTCGGTGCAGTCATAATTCCGTGTTGACTCCAAACCCTCCACTAAACTGGAACTGGTTTGACCTAAGGGTATGAAACACTTTTGAAGAAAAGGACAATGTCAGCTATAAAGTTGTGAATACATACAGCAACCCCACAAATATATTCTCATCAATTCAACATGAAAAATGATGGATGCCATTaattcagaaagaaaaacaacaacaaaagtggATCTGTGatgtcacttttatttcataatgcctgAATTTATGTGATTCACAGACTTttcaagagaaaacaaagtcaaatttgCTCAGACCAAAGTGCTAAGTTTGAACACTGACAACAGGTGTTTCTTAAAATCAACAACACAACTCACAAGTCTCCAAAACACTGCTTAAAATCAGCAGGAACAAACCTAGTATCCAAAATGTAAGTGTCTTCATCTGCTCGTTCCCACTTAGGCTTTTACTATCTGCTAGACACCTCACTCAGTGGTGTTACTGCTCTTCACCCTGTTGTACCTGCTCCTGCAACACTAACTAACACTGCAGTCAGTCACTACCAGTGCTAGTAGTGGTGGTAACTTTTGTCCAGCCAGGTGACCTTAGAACTCACATTATCACGTCATCATGTTCACAAAagagcatttccatttttacaGGCCCACACAGAGGATTTTATATAACAGCTGATATCACAAGGTAGTAGAACTACTGCtctcttctttttgtgtgtttatcttaCCCAAACACTCCACATGCCTCTCCTTCTGTAAGCAGGAGCACAGACATTTAACATAAGAAATTACAAAGCAGGCAGTACATGATAGTACAAATCCAGATCTAAACTACAGGGTGTGCAGTGAGCCTGTATTTTGCAGTGATAGAGGTAGAAAGCTAAGCTATGCCTCTCCCACTGCATTTTGCACCATCAGGAGTTGCTTAATAAATGTGCCATTCATCCCTGAACTGtcctgtatgtgtgcacattgttgttgttgttttcccctgtttGGACTCACGTGGACAATGTAATTGACAGACGGCTCTCATTCAGGCCAGGGTAGGCACAGGGAAAGGGGGATGGACATAACAGGATAAGATATTGCCTGGGTTTTTAGTCTTCGACATTTGCAAAAGAGGACATTTCAGTTTGGAAATATTTAGAGTTCCTGAGGTTTCAGGAGAAACGAAAAGAGGTCTGattgttttgggattttatcAGGGAGGATATATTTTGATTGCTGAGAACTTTTGGAAAGGGCCAATGGGTGCCACGTTTACCATCTGCTGCTGTCGGTACTATCTGAAATACAACAGGGAAGAGAAGAGTGCTATTTTGCGGTGAGACAAACACCTGACAGACATTATGACAACCCAAAAGTTCTGCGTTTAATCTTCATTTATTTTAGTATACTAGAATCAAACTCAACTAGATGAGTTTCAAAATCACaatattctgcttttaaacCGGTAATTTCCACTTATTCCTTATCCTTCTCTCCAGTATGCGCACCTCCACAGCTTCCAGACAACCAGAGCCTTTATCCAGTGAGTCCAGCGACAGTGACCCAGAAGTGGAAAGCCTCTTTGGGCCTCAGCGTTCGAGCAGGAGCCCACAGAACAACCAGCTGAGCCAGGGGAGCACTGTGGATCCGTGGGCCAACACAAACAGACCCTGCGAGTCTCCCATCAGGCGAGGATCGGACAGAGAGTTACAGGCTTTTCTCAGCATGAGAGACCAGGCTGACAAGGCTACAGAGGTGAGAGGAAAGCGTGGTGTTGTTGCAGACAATGTGAGAGGgaataaacacatatacacaaagacaaaagcagctaaaatgccaaaaatctgGCATTTTTTAACACTGACAAAGCCCTGAAAATAAAACTTCTCCTCCTTGGTATGAGgagatgttttattttcataattaaatCTAGGCAGGACACAGGATACACTATAAGtttgttatttcattatttagaTTCACCACATGGTTGAATGCTAAATTCTCTTGAGAAAAAATGTGACGTTTATTATAAATTGTAAGCTAAAATTGTAATTAAGATTAAGCTAAAACTATGATTTACTAGAAAAACTGCTTTCACCATCCAAGATCAGTTTCATCTGTTCAGTTTAAAACAACTTTCTTTGAAATGACATGATGTCTGGCAATTGGATGTTTCAATGCATAAAAAGTGTGAATAAATGTAAAGGTGGAGCTTTAAAGTAACTGTTTCATGTAGAGTATAGACATTACTTGAGGTATAtctatatacatacacatctGTGAATATAAATCATATGATAATTGCTTGGGATGCTGAAAATGCAGCAAAAGTcacaattttacatttgaaagccAATTTTATATCAGTTTAATGGTTTGTGTCTAATTTAGTATGAACCAATATGATTGACTGACAACATGCTTTTCTACAGAAATGCAAAGAAAGTGAAAGTCCTTGTAGCTGTCTACAATATGTAAATAGCCGTGATCCTCCAGAAGTTGAAAAGAATCAGACAAAAGTTACCATACACTTCTGAGATCATTGACTAGAAAATCCACACTTGTACTAGTTCCAGGAGGTACTACAGTATTTCAGTCTCTTTGCCTTATCTGTTCCACTGCAGCTCTCTAATGTAATTATCTAATAAGGGGAGAGGACATACAGAGGTGGCGCTCAAAGCAGCCTTTGACTCACTTTCATGTTGACTCAcgtacagtaaattaaattgaCCTAGATTCCATATATATACTAGTAATCAGTTTGTGAGAGCAAAAAGGTGTTTTGAAATGGTTTGGAAGACTGGAAATGACAGGAACACCACAGAAGAATAAACTGTAGCTGACTCCAGTACCTCGTAGCACCCACATTTAGAAAACTagcttttgatttatttaaatcattCGGCCAAACAAAGTTAATATTGCTATTTTTGGTGACACACTCAAACATGTTCTTTATCAGTCAGTCTATTTCTCTGCAGAGGGAACACATTGGGACCATCACTCAGAGGCTTTTTCCTCAAAACACCAGGATTGCAGCTCAGTAATAGAAGGGCTGAGTGACTGCAGTGTCTGAGCAGAGTTTGGTGAACATGTGACAGGCAGTCTTCATGTTGAGAATAGCAGGCTGCAGGACACAGTGGGCACATTGTGTCAATAAATGAATTCCTTAATGTAGATGTAGGCCTGGCTGGCCATTCAAAGAGAATATTCACTGAACCATTCCAATCATGTCGTGagactgtttttaatattaagCCAAACAAACTGAGAATGGGTCTGTTACATTAAAAGGCAATTCAGCACTGGGGAAAAACTAGCCCAGTATATAAAGTAGGACATACCAGTCTGTAAACTCTGtgctttgtgtaatttataCTGACAgttcaaattatttttcttgttcAGTAAGAAAATCTGTTTCAAACATTACTAGTTAAGCTGTTCGGCTTAGGTGTGCAGCCTAGACAAAATATGATGTTAAGTGCAACTGATTCatgttaaaaacacatacagtatattatgtgtGGAAagttataaagtaaaaaaaaaaaaaggctgattTGACACTCTGGAAATAATGCGGAAAACCCAGGGAAAAACCCAGTCTGAGCTGGTTGAAACAGGATTCAGTTCGACACCATTAGATTAGTCTGGGGGTCAGGAAGGGGACAGGAAGGGGCAACCCACTTGCCCAAATAAGGTAGATGAGATACCATTATTTCTGGGGATGATCTGACAAGCAGGTGGGGAAAATCCCCAGTAGCACGGATGCTGTGTACAATAAAAGATGGTGCAGAAACGCTTTGAGATTCAGTTGTATCCGGAGCAACTACAGAGCTGGTTCTTGTAAAAGAATAAACTCTATGCATCGAACTCTGACCTTCTCCACTGATTCTGTTCGGGTGTTTTGAGACTCTGATTCATAAAGCTCATATTATATTGAgaaggtctaatcaggcaacatgagtgaaaacacctgtgcgGATGGACTGCAGGGCCTTTAAGCAGCAGGTATGATCAGGTATCACAATGGCTGAAAATCATCAGGGGATGTCTGAATAACTGATTAGTGTGACTGTACCTTCCTCCAACCTTCCAAGTCTGTTTAACAGtgaatttgtgttttggacttctCACTCTCCACTCTTCTCCAAACAAGCCTTGTCACCCGCTTTATCCACTACTTTCCacataagattaaaaaaaaaaacctatcgtatgatatattgtgtgtttgcttATAGGAATGGGAGAAGCTGAATTATGACATACACACTTTACGCTATGCCAGGCGAGAAGTCAGATCTCGATGGAAGAAAATCCtgctgcagcaaggtgagagtCTTGGACGTTATTGTGTTCAGTTAATATTTGCTCCAGTCAACTCCAATTTACCATATTCTGTCATGCTCAGTATGTGACCTTCCCTTATCTCTCTGCAGGTTATCAGTGTGAGGTAGATGCCTTGCTGTGCGTGAACAGACAGAGCCGGTTCAGTCGAGATCAGGAGCATTTTAACAAAGCGACTGAACTGTTGAAACAGCTGCTGGACCACACCTCTCTGTTCCCCCCAGAAACCGAACACCAGGACAGATACCTCTATGtcatggtacacacacactcccagcaTGTTATGCTCTggcaaaatgtaaacaacagtatttttacaaCTGACAACAGAATAGATTCCATCAGATTTGACTGTGAGCTTAAGGAACTGACCCTTTTTGGCTTGTCTGATTGATTTTTAGTCTTTGCCCATTGTAAGAAAATGCAATCTTTACCCCtgtaacataataaaaacaagaagcagCAGCTTTGTACCAATATTGATAACTTTCATTAGGCTACATTTTTGCTGCTATGTACAGTGGATTTTACAAAGCATCTCTTTTGTGTCATATTTAAACTACAGTATGCTTTCACATGTCCTCATCTCCAGGTcaccctttttttcctcctctcttccccatTGTTCCtctgtctttcacctcctctttctcttgccTCATCTCCCCTGTCTTTTGTTTGTTATGTCTCTCTTCCTCCGTCTGCATCTGCCAACCCCTCCTCCCCCCCGACCTCACCTGTTTCATTCTTATCATGCTCCTCACCTGGCTCCACCTTTCTCTCAGGACCGCCTGGTGTCACTGGACAGTGCTGAGGACTTTGTCAGACTGGCCAAAGAAAAATATCCCAAGAAAGTAGGCTGAGAGAAGAAGACAtaggcggagagagagagagagagcgggtaaagaaaaatctgtaaaatgttGAGAGACTGTGTATAAGTAAACTTGTAAATAACTTGACAGATACCCATTTTTAACACACCCTAGCATTCCTTTAATTGTAGAGGCAAATTTAATTCTAATGGCAAATTaaaatacctgctctttgataTGTCCTGttgattaaattcattttattcCACTGCGTATTGGTAAgctgcacatttatttttttagaccAAACAATTTGTAATGCTGcataaaaatactgtttttcatttattaattttttaaaaagtttttttttaacgttaAATTTCACTCTTACAGCATGTCTGTTGCACTGTTGTTCAGCTGGGGAAACGCAGGTGCTCTTTGGAGGATTGGCCTATTAATAAACAATGTCACAGGTGGAGATAGTTCTGCTTAAGACATCTTTTTTTGTGctggttttggttgttttttggtTAGGTATTGTAGGTATATGGATacccaatttaaaaaaaaaaagtcaagaaaCCCTCTGCAGCTATGTAGATGTATTCGGCGTCTATATTAAATGTGAGACAATCCATTTCAATGTCTTCCTTTATCTCACTACAAACCTCTAACACGTTTGTTGTTAACTGACGATACTGATGATAAaatactgtgtttttctgtgacattggATTGTTTCTTGCTCACCTTGTCACTAATAAAGTATATTTGTTCAGTCAGTCTCATTCCGACTTACTGTATTTGGCTCAGTCTACCACTGTGTTAGCTGCTTTGTCCAAAAGGTGGCAGCATATACTGTAGTCATGTTCCAGTGGGTTACTAACTGGACGGGAAAAAAAGAATGTACTTGGCTTGTTGGAAACTTCTGTATCACAGATGGGGTAAAACTTTATCACATCATGAAGttgtttcttcacaaaaaagAATACTTGCATTTCCTGTTAAAACAATTATGGTGAATGTTGAGGAATATAGTTATACAGTAACGCCTAGGATAGcttgaaatgctgttttgtttttcagtgtgaaaGTGACAGTGTTGACGACACTTTTCAAAAGAAGAATGGAAGAATACGGTGCACAATGTCAGTAATGCAGTCTATCCATGGGAAACTAAACTTCGCTTTTCTGAACTTCCCTTCTGCAGGATGCACATGATAATGTCTCATCTTGgctttcactcaaaaccatttTTGTTAGTAATGAAGAGTTAAAATGTATacacactctcaaacacacacacacacacccatttgGGACACTGCACTATTATGAGGTTCAAAGAGTGTGAGACAGTCTTCACACAGTTGATGATTGTGGCATGTCATGCACACATTCACGCTTGCGCgcacacaaaaagaaagacagagttTACTCTGACCCAGATATTGTTCTCTCCAAGGTCCCTTCCCAAGTTTGGGAAACAGATGTGGAACTAAAAGGGGGGGAGAATGTTGGGGGAGGGGAGCAGTATGAGAGGCGGACCAATGGTCTGGCAGTACTGAAAGGCATGGTGCTGCTTGCACCTTTTTCTCATTattcaactgtgtgtgtgtgtgtgtgtgtgtgtgtgtgcattttagaTCGTGTAATGCTGACATCATTCTTCAAAATTTGACTGAAATTGTGTATGAGGTCAAAAtcacacagagtgtgtgtgtgtgtgtgtgacagtttaCGGCGTACTGCCAAAGGCCCGTCAGTGGTCAGGGTGTACAGCACATTATGGTCACATACTCTCATGGAGACGATGGTCATTCAGACTATGACTCCTGTTGATGGTCAAATATTTTATGATAGTCTCTAGTGGGGCgttgtccacacacacacacacacacacacacacacacacacacacacacacacacacacaagcagtgtGAGTGGTGAGCGATGTCTTTCTCATCATGGCTTTGGGTCCTCACAGTGAAGTTATGTCTGAATAAACTGTCGTTCCATCTTGTCTTTGTTCTTTCTATCCATCTTTActctttatatatttgtttcatATAAACTTTATCGTactcttgtgttttcattacatttaatggaatagttcaacattttgggaaatgcgctttcTTGCTATCTGTTCATTAAATATGacgctacagccaggagacagtcagctcagcttagcaaaaagactggaaactaaACTGCAACTGAAAACCTGCACCTTTAAAGCTAACTTAACAGATCGTTTCTCATTAGTTTATTTgtgcaaaaactgaagtgtaagaCTGACAAGTTTTATGGGAGGTTTAGGTTATTTCTTGAGGTTGCCAGACAACCaacggagactccaggaagtaacTGTGCCTGGCTAAGAAATAGGTAGGCAGATGttgttacctttggaaagagccaggctatctgtttcctcctgtttttagTCTTcttgctaagctaaactaaccggctgctggctgtagctgtttttctttctttccgtTATGTTGCCAAACTCTTTTCTCATGTGCATTTCTTTCTCAGCCATCTTTCATCACACCCTTCCTTCATGTCACTGGTATCCCTCTCTGTGCAGGTCTCATTCTGCTCTCCACTTCCTCAGCCTCtccctcgtgtgtgtgtgtgtgtgtgtgtgtgtgtgtgtgtgtgtgaagactaATAAACACAGACCTGGTCCTGAGTGTATGCTGTCTTTCACTGAAATCTTACATATCAGGTAGTTAATGATGCAGACCCATGACTCATGAGGTCAGGACCTTCATATTTATGTCCAGATACAAAGCACTTTGCCGCAGTGACTAATGGTTTACTTGGTTAAATGTCAAAGTCTAATGATAAACTATGGGGTGCTTTTTAGATATGGAGGTTATACAGCTGACTCAACCAAAATAATTGAATCCACTGACTGGATTAACACGTATCCAGTAAACATAGGGCATAACAGTGACTAGATACTTATTTACACGCATCCTCTCAGAGACTAAACATGCTTATAATCTGTTATCTTTGACTGTGTATTCCATTAACACTTCTTAAATTTGCACAAATTTGTCATCATTCACTCACTGACACATTGGATTAGCCGACAATTTAGGACTGGTGTTTTATTGTTGATACATCTACATTCACATAATTCAGTAACTGAGACATGGAGAGTCTGATTTTGTGAACCACAGTTACTGTAACTCAGCATTTGCGTATAAcaaatttttagccatgctagcggagTGGCTCTATGGATGCCAATGCtggtctgtcggtccaccactttagtccagactgaagtatCTTGACAAATATTGaggtcaaaattttactttgtccagtactttggtttatgaccaaatatttgcaaaactaaaactgtactttgtgtttggtgctaattaacAGATGCATGCTAACACAATGAACTAAGATGGTAACTGTTTAAACCTGCCAAACATATGTTTTAGAATTGCctctgtgagcatgttagcatcttGACATTGACACTTTGtttaaagcacagctgtgcttaagtacagcctcaaagagctgctagcaaggctgtggactcttagtcttgtttcaacATAGCTTTGGCTGGGGACAAGATAATACTTTTCGTCTTTTTGGTTTTGCCAAAGAGATGAGATGGTTTATCTCTTTCAGACATTTGGAATTTTAAGCTTAAACACAAAAGTAGAATAACATTTGTCATCAAATGATATaaattttgatgttttcttaCACAGACCTGTAAGATGATTTAAATTGAATAGAAATAAGCATCAGGTCACTCTGATATACCTCCATTCATTAGGTTTATTCAATATAGTAAAGGCATGCATATGATGTATGATTGAATGTATTATATCTAAACCAAAATGGGGACAAGTTCAATTTGTACACTTTTCGTTTTGCTTGACCAGGCAATATGCATTTGCAAATGCCACATTTTAACCCCTCTCAAAGCCTCCACTGTTTATCTCAGAGAGTAATTTATGATAAGACAGGGTTGACAGCACTGTTACACCCATGCTCAGAAACATTAACAggcatatacatacatgcacacacacacacacacacacacacacacacacacacacacacacacacacacacacacacacacacacacacacacacacacagactcagtaATTTAACGGATGTTTGGAGAACCAGGCAAATAAACCAGGCCATAGTGTGCTGACCTCTGTGACTCCTGACAGAAGATCAGAGGTCAAAAGTCTGCTCAAGAAAGGCAACATTATTATGTTGCTTTCAAGTCAAACCCTCCCAGCTGCAATTTTAATATTGTCTGTCACGAGAAGCAGATTTAGATTTAAAGCCATAGTCTATACCATTTGAACTGCATTATTATATGAGGCAAGAGTAATTATAAAACTAAATTTACCAATGTCTTTGCAATGGTAGTTCATTCTTGTTTAAATTTGAGCTTTTCTAGATTTACAATTCCAAAGAAAattctacattgtttttattatttgtaactgATTACCATTTTTATTCGATTATTGCAATTCTTCAATTGGATTTCAACAACTCCTGTAACAGCACTCCATTACTCCCCAACTCAAGCAAGGctattatttgtcttttttaacatGTATGTAGTAAATGGTTTGGAAAAATCAGAACATTGCTCTCAGACTAACAAATTAAGATGATGTGTGTGACTGACACCACAGTCATGGAAAGCATGTTTTTGAAATCAATGTCATTCTTAGttcaatgcagaaaataatgcagaacacacacacacaccacagatgGGTTGAGCAAGCCTTTGGGCAGGGCAGGGTGTATACTACATGTCTGTGGTCATCAGTGGTGGATCAGTAATTACACAAGaccactgaaatatctcttGAAATATCCTGATTTATTTCCCTCAAATCGAACATGATTAAAGGAGATAAATGGGAGTCCGAATTTAAGACGGCATGTATACATATTGTTACTGTAATTGTTATTCTTATAACCGTATTGCTTCTGGGCCTCAGGACTCAACAGAAGGATGTCTGCATGGTGGGTCAGCATCTGACAATAGCACTTTGTAGGTACTGTTTTTTAATCAGCCTTGCGTTCCTTGACAACTGATagaacacacacatcttatTCACATGTGCTGGGCAGGTCCTTGTTTGAACCAATAATCAGCATCAACATGGGAGTAAAGGATACATCCAGATGcagctgtgtgtatatgtagtatatgtatatgtgtgttacagCATTCACTGATGTGGTGTTGGATGTTTGAGTTGTCTCACACAGCTGTTGAGGCAATGCCCTACCCCCTACCTGCCAAAAACTCACATTCCACGTGTGTATATGTTTTCCTTGCTTCCACAAGTTCTGTTACTAAATGATAGCACCAATTTGGATGATTTCCGTCAAGAAAAAGCGATTGTGGTTAGCAACTCTTCTCCCCTCAAACAAGCGTGTGGTGCGAGACTCAACTCATTTATGTGCAGGAGACCAGAGAGAAAAACGTTTTTGAAAGTCTCTGTGTGTTCAGCTCTCAGTACTTTTGTAGCTTCTAACTGAATTTTGTAGCAACAATAACGGTgggacttttattgtgaagaatTTATagtaaatgaaatgtgtttatcCACCGTTTAACAGACGCTCCTTTGACCACTAGTCACAGCCATGGATAAGCCCGTTGCTTTTAAACATCATTGACTCAAGACAAGCGCGTCATCAGTTAAGGACACACCTTCAAGCGGGTAGCCCTGTTGTAATGGAGATGCGAAACCCTGCTGTGTTGGGCTGATGCGCCGAGTCAAACTGAGTCAAGCCAAGCCAGCATATGTGTATGGAAAAGGCCTATGAATGTATGATTTATCCAGCAAACAAGGTGGGGGTaggcaagaaaaaagaaaaacaggccaGGCTAAGACAAAATGGGTAAAAGAAAGTTAAAAGGAGCCAAAAAACATAGTAGTGACTAAAGAGCTCTTACACAGATTCTTTTTATCATCCTCATCTCCCCCCCCGTCCTCTTTCCAGGGTAAAGACAGACAGTGATTCATTCCCCCATATGGTCACCTGGCTGGGTTTTCTGTCAACACTCATCTGATGTTCACTCAAACTACCACATAACAGCCCCATACTCAAACCCACTCATGTTCACCATTCCCTTGACATGAATCAGAGGCTGGATCAGCACGTTGTACTGATAGCATAC
This Siniperca chuatsi isolate FFG_IHB_CAS linkage group LG12, ASM2008510v1, whole genome shotgun sequence DNA region includes the following protein-coding sequences:
- the LOC122885551 gene encoding melanoregulin-like isoform X3, whose translation is MGATFTICCCRYYLKYNREEKSAILRMRTSTASRQPEPLSSESSDSDPEVESLFGPQRSSRSPQNNQLSQGSTVDPWANTNRPCESPIRRGSDRELQAFLSMRDQADKATEEWEKLNYDIHTLRYARREVRSRWKKILLQQGYQCEVDALLCVNRQSRFSRDQEHFNKATELLKQLLDHTSLFPPETEHQDRYLYVMDRLVSLDSAEDFVRLAKEKYPKKVG
- the LOC122885551 gene encoding uncharacterized protein LOC122885551 isoform X1, whose translation is MGATFTICCCRYYLKYNREEKSAILRMRTSTASRQPEPLSSESSDSDPEVESLFGPQRSSRSPQNNQLSQGSTVDPWANTNRPCESPIRRGSDRELQAFLSMRDQADKATEEWEKLNYDIHTLRYARREVRSRWKKILLQQGYQCEVDALLCVNRQSRFSRDQEHFNKATELLKQLLDHTSLFPPETEHQDRYLYVMVTLFFLLSSPLFLCLSPPLSLASSPLSFVCYVSLPPSASANPSSPPTSPVSFLSCSSPGSTFLSGPPGVTGQC
- the LOC122885551 gene encoding melanoregulin-like isoform X2 — translated: MRTSTASRQPEPLSSESSDSDPEVESLFGPQRSSRSPQNNQLSQGSTVDPWANTNRPCESPIRRGSDRELQAFLSMRDQADKATEEWEKLNYDIHTLRYARREVRSRWKKILLQQGYQCEVDALLCVNRQSRFSRDQEHFNKATELLKQLLDHTSLFPPETEHQDRYLYVMVTLFFLLSSPLFLCLSPPLSLASSPLSFVCYVSLPPSASANPSSPPTSPVSFLSCSSPGSTFLSGPPGVTGQC